From the genome of Biomphalaria glabrata chromosome 1, xgBioGlab47.1, whole genome shotgun sequence, one region includes:
- the LOC129926212 gene encoding uncharacterized protein LOC129926212 has protein sequence MLAGRYRQAGRQIQASWQADTGKLAGRYRQAGRQIQASWQAVGGKLAGSWRQAGRQIQASWQADTGKLAGRYRQAGRQIQASWQADTGKLAGSWRQAGRQIQASWQADTGKLAGRYRQAGRQIQASWQADTGKLAGRYRQAGRQIQASWQAVGGKLAGRYRQAGRQIQASWQADTGKLAGRYRQAGRQLEASWQAVGGKLAGRYRQAGRQLEASWQADTGKLAGRYRQAGRQIQASWQADTGKLAGRYRQAGRQIQASWQAVGGKLAGSWRQAGRQLEASWQADTGKLAGRYRQAGRQIQASWQADTGKLAGRYRQAGRQLEASWQADTGKLAGRYRQAGRQIQASWQADAGKLAGRCRQAGRQIQASWQADTGKLAGRYRQAGRQIQASWQADTGKLAGRYRQAGRQLEASWQADTGKLAGRYRQAGRQIQASWQADAGKLAGRYRQADRQIQASWQAVGGKLAGRYRQASMFSEF, from the coding sequence ATGCTGGCAGGCAGATACAGGCAAGCTGGCAGGCAGATACAGGCAAGCTGGCAGGCAGATACAGGCAAGCTGGCAGGCAGATACAGGCAAGCTGGCAGGCAGATACAGGCAAGCTGGCAGGCAGTTGGAGGCAAGCTGGCAGGCAGTTGGAGGCAAGCTGGCAGGCAGATACAGGCAAGCTGGCAGGCAGATACAGGCAAGCTGGCAGGCAGATACAGGCAAGCTGGCAGGCAGATACAGGCAAGCTGGCAGGCAGATACAGGCAAGCTGGCAGGCAGTTGGAGGCAAGCTGGCAGGCAGATACAGGCAAGCTGGCAGGCAGATACAGGCAAGCTGGCAGGCAGATACAGGCAAGCTGGCAGGCAGATACAGGCAAGCTGGCAGGCAGATACAGGCAAGCTGGCAGGCAGATACAGGCAAGCTGGCAGGCAGATACAGGCAAGCTGGCAGGCAGTTGGAGGCAAGCTGGCAGGCAGATACAGGCAAGCTGGCAGGCAGATACAGGCAAGCTGGCAGGCAGATACAGGCAAGCTGGCAGGCAGATACAGGCAAGCTGGCAGGCAGTTGGAGGCAAGCTGGCAGGCAGTTGGAGGCAAGCTGGCAGGCAGATACAGGCAAGCTGGCAGGCAGTTGGAGGCAAGCTGGCAGGCAGATACAGGCAAGCTGGCAGGCAGATACAGGCAAGCTGGCAGGCAGATACAGGCAAGCTGGCAGGCAGATACAGGCAAGTTGGCAGGCAGATACAGGCAAGCTGGCAGGCAGATACAGGCAAGCTGGCAGGCAGTTGGAGGCAAGCTGGCAGGCAGTTGGAGGCAAGCTGGCAGGCAGTTGGAGGCAAGCTGGCAGGCAGATACAGGCAAGCTGGCAGGCAGATACAGGCAAGCTGGCAGGCAGATACAGGCAAGCTGGCAGGCAGATACAGGCAAGCTGGCAGGCAGATACAGGCAAGCTGGCAGGCAGTTGGAGGCAAGCTGGCAGGCAGATACAGGCAAGCTGGCAGGCAGATACAGGCAAGCTGGCAGGCAGATACAGGCAAGCTGGCAGGCAGATGCAGGCAAGCTGGCAGGCAGATGCAGGCAAGCTGGCAGGCAGATACAGGCAAGCTGGCAGGCAGATACAGGCAAGCTGGCAGGCAGATACAGGCAAGCTGGCAGGCAGATACAGGCAAGCTGGCAGGCAGATACAGGCAAGCTGGCAGGCAGATACAGGCAAGCTGGCAGGCAGTTGGAGGCAAGCTGGCAGGCAGATACAGGCAAGCTGGCAGGCAGATACAGGCAAGCTGGCAGGCAGATACAGGCAAGCTGGCAGGCAGATGCAGGCAAGCTGGCAGGCAGATACAGGCAAGCTGACAGGCAGATACAGGCAAGCTGGCAGGCAGTTGGAGGCAAGCTGGCAGGCAGATACAGGCAAGCTTCCATGTTCTCAGAGTTCTAA